One genomic region from Haloprofundus salinisoli encodes:
- a CDS encoding ribonucleotide-diphosphate reductase subunit beta, producing the protein MPILNDDSQHDPNKILPIEYDWAREYYKAGVANNWVPEEVPMQDDVSQWTGDELTDAERRLVEWNLGFFSTAESLTANNIVLAVYDYVTAPECRQYLLRQAYEEAIHTDTFIYCCDSLGFDPEYLYGMYDRVPSIEEKDEFVVDLTRAVDDPGFTIETDDDLRAFLRDLVGFYVIMEGIFFYAGFAMMLALKRQGKMVGVGEQFEYIMRDESLHLNFGVDLINTVRDENPGVWTDAFDAEIRELVVEAVELEQIYAEEACPPDLFGMSAEQFAEYVEYVADRRLGQLRMDAEFGTENPFPWMSEQVDLNKEKNFFETQVTEYQSGGSLDW; encoded by the coding sequence ATGCCGATACTCAACGACGACAGCCAGCACGACCCGAACAAGATACTGCCCATCGAGTACGACTGGGCCCGCGAGTACTACAAGGCGGGCGTCGCCAACAACTGGGTGCCCGAGGAGGTTCCTATGCAGGACGACGTCTCCCAGTGGACCGGCGACGAACTCACCGACGCGGAACGACGACTGGTCGAGTGGAACCTCGGCTTCTTCTCGACGGCCGAGTCGCTGACGGCGAACAACATAGTCCTCGCCGTCTACGACTACGTCACCGCGCCCGAGTGCCGCCAGTACCTCCTGCGGCAGGCGTACGAGGAGGCCATCCACACGGACACGTTCATCTACTGCTGCGACAGCCTCGGCTTCGACCCCGAGTACCTCTACGGAATGTACGACCGCGTCCCGAGCATCGAGGAGAAAGACGAGTTTGTCGTCGACCTGACGCGCGCCGTCGACGACCCCGGGTTCACCATCGAGACGGACGACGACCTCCGGGCGTTCCTCCGCGACCTCGTCGGCTTCTACGTCATCATGGAGGGCATCTTCTTCTACGCGGGCTTTGCGATGATGCTCGCGCTCAAACGGCAGGGAAAGATGGTCGGCGTCGGCGAGCAGTTCGAGTACATCATGCGCGACGAATCCTTGCACCTCAACTTCGGCGTCGACCTCATCAACACGGTCCGCGACGAGAACCCCGGCGTCTGGACCGACGCCTTCGATGCCGAGATTCGAGAGCTCGTCGTGGAAGCGGTCGAACTGGAGCAGATATACGCGGAGGAGGCGTGTCCCCCCGATCTGTTCGGGATGAGCGCCGAGCAGTTCGCCGAGTACGTCGAGTACGTCGCCGACCGCCGCCTCGGCCAACTCCGGATGGACGCCGAGTTCGGCACCGAAAACCCGTTCCCGTGGATGTCCGAACAGGTCGACCTCAACAAGGAGAAGAACTTCTTCGAGACGCAGGTGACCGAGTACCAGTCCGGCGGGTCGCTCGACTGGTAA